In Eptesicus fuscus isolate TK198812 chromosome 23, DD_ASM_mEF_20220401, whole genome shotgun sequence, one genomic interval encodes:
- the LOC129148158 gene encoding immunoglobulin iota chain-like: MAWTPLLLALLSLCTGSLSQPVLTQPPSLSASPGATARLTCTLSSDISVGSYWINWYQQKPGSPPRYLLRFYSDSHKHQGSGVPSRFSGSKDASANAGLLLISGLQPEDEADYYCAIWHSSASHSDTLRWGSGTKTSPSQSLISQRSRSQAVVTQEPSVSVSPGVTVTLTCGSSTGAVTNGHYPHWIQQKSGQAPRALLYDTNKKFSWTPARFSGSIQGGKAALTLAGAQPEDEAEYYCALWFSSHPHSDRSNKSHSHSHQGAMI; the protein is encoded by the exons atggcctggactcctctgctcctcgcgctcctctctctctgcacag ggtccctctcccagcctgtgctgacccagccgccctccctctctgcatctccgGGAGCCACAGCCAGACTCACCTGCACCCTGAGCAGTGACATCAGTGTTGGTAGTTACTGGATAAACTGGTAccagcagaagccagggagccctccccgGTATCTCCTGAGGTTCTACTCAGACTCCCATAAGCACCAGGGCTCCGGGGTCCCCAGCCGCTTCTCTGGATCCAAAGACGCCTCGGCCAATGCGGGGCTCCTGCTCATctcggggctgcagcctgaggacgaGGCTGACTATTACTGTGCGATCTGGCACAGTAGTGCTTCCCACAGTGACACACTCAGATGGGGAAGTGGGACAAAAACCTCGCCCTCCCAGAGTCTTATTTCACAAC GGTCCAGGTCTCAGGCTGTGGTCACTCAGGAGCCCTCAGTGAGCGTGTCCCCAGGTGTGACCGTCACTCTCACCTGTGGCTCCAGCACAGGGGCTGTCACCAATGGTCACTATCCACACTGGATCCAGCAGAAGTCTGGCCAGGCCCCCAGGGCATTGCTTTATGACACAAACAAGAAATTCTCTTGGACCCCGGCCCGGTTCTCAGGCTCCATCCAAGGGGGCAAAGCTGCCCTGACCCTCgcaggggcgcagcctgaggacGAGGCCGAGTACTACTGCGCTCTGTGGTTCAGCAGCCATCCCCACAGTGACAG GTCCAACAAAAGCCACAGCCACTCCCATCAGGGGGCCATGATCTGA